Within the Enterobacter bugandensis genome, the region GACCAGGGATTTGGTGCCCCAGTTCGTATCGTCATCGGAGATCATCGCCGCGCTGGCGCGCGTCCCCGGATATGTTCCTTCTTTACCGCCGGTGTGAGACATCACGCTCGAACACCCGCAAAGTAAAACCACCCCGCTGAACGTCGTCAGCTTTATCAGAACATTTTTCATCATCACTCAGTCATCGTTAATGGCACTGCATAGACCTGCAACTCAGGGTTATAGCGAGCCTTATCCGAAATGAATAGCCCGATAACCCCGCACTGTGGCAGCCATCGCAATTTAACCCTTTGTGCTGTTGTCCCAGAGTCTATGCGACAACCAGCAAAGTGCAAAAAAATCTCGCCTAAATAGTCTTGAAAAGCTCGGTTCCAGACCCATTTTAAGAATGTGACCCGATAACGAACACGCCTGATGGGTGCTCGGGGGCGCAAAGGCCTGTCCATGGTGGAAGGCTACAATTTCTCGCTGATTTCAGGAGTATTATCTATGCGTAACTTCGATCTTTCTCCGCTATACCGTTCTGCAATTGGTTTTGACCGCCTGTTTAACCATTTAGAAAATAACCAAAGCCAGAGCAACGGCTACCCTCCATACAATGTTGAGCTGGTTGACGAAAACCACTACCGCATCGCCATTGCCGTCGCCGGTTTTGCAGAAAACGAGCTGGAAATCACCGCGCAGGACAACCTGCTGGTGGTGAAAGGTTCCCATACGGCCGAGCAGAAAGAACGTACCTACCTTTACCAGGGCATCGCCGAGCGCAACTTTGAACGCAAGTTCCAGTTAGCCGAGAACATTCACGTTAAAGGCGCGAACCTGGTTAACGGCCTGCTGTTTATCGAACTGGAACGCGTGATTCCGGAAGAGAAAAAACCGCGCCGTATCGAAATTAACTAATTACGCGGGTCGCGCGAGCGGCCCACCCGGACTTGCTTGCCGTAACGGGAGCATATGCGAATCCATCAGGATTTGCAGGAACAACTGTGCACAAAATTAAACTGTGCCGAACTCGCTTCTCAGAAGGAGATTTAGTATGCGTAACTACGATTTATCCCCCCTGCTGCGTCAGTGGATTGGTTTTGACAAACTGGCTAATGCCCTGCAAAGCACCACCGAGCAACAGACATTTCCGCCGTACAACATCGAAAAAAGCGACGATAACCACTATCGCATCACCCTTGCGCTGGCCGGGTTCCGCCAGGAAGATCTGGATATCCAGCTCGAAGGCGCGCGCCTGACCGTGAAGGGTACGCCGGAAAAACAAGAGACCGAAACCCGGTGGCTGCATCAGGGTCTGGTTAATCAGCCGTTTAGCCTGAGCTTTACCCTGGCAGACCATATGGAAGTGTCCGGTGCGACGTTTACCAACGGGCTGCTGCATATCGATCTTATCCGTAACGTGCCGGAAGCCATCGCGCCGCAGCGTATCGCCATTAGCGAGCGGCCGGCGTTGAACAGCTAATCCGCTTTACTCACAGACTGCACAAAGCCCTGCTCCGGCAGGGCTTTTTTGTGCGCCATCGCCCATACAACCGCATCCGGCTCTGAGAAAATCCTTGTTATAACTAAGGTTATGCCAAGGATGTGGATCATGAGTGATATCGCGTTAACCGTAAGCGTGTTGGCCCTGGCCGCGGTTGTAGGGCTATGGATTGGCAATATCAAAATCCGTGGCGTCGGGTTTGGGATTGGCGGGGTGCTGTTTGGCGGCATTTTTGTCGGGCATTTTGCTGACAAGCTCGGGCTGGTTCTCAGCGCCGATATGCTCCACTTTATTCAGGAGTTCGGCCTGATTCTCTTCGTCTACACCATCGGGATTCAGGTAGGGCCGGGCTTTTTCGCTTCCCTGCGCGTCTCCGGGCTACGGCTCAATCTGTTTGCCCTCGGCATTGTGGTGATGGGCGGGTTGGTCACCGCAATCCTGCACAAAATCTTTGCTATCCCGCTGCCCGTGGTGCTGGGCATTTTCTCCGGGGCGGTCACCAACACGCCGGCGCTCGGTGCCGGGCAGCAAATCCTTCGCGATTTGGGCATTGAACCCGGCATTGTTGACCAGATGGGGATGAGCTACGCCATGGCCTATCCGTTTGGGATTTGCGGCATTCTGCTCTCCATGTGGCTGGTCCGCGTCCTGTTTCGCGTTAACGTCGACAAAGAGGCGAAAGATCACGAAACCACGCTCACCAACGGCCACATGCCGATCAAAACCATCAACATTCGCGTCGATAACCCCAACCTGAACAATATGGCGATTCAGGACGTACCGATCCTGAACAGCGCCAATATTATCTGCTCCCGCCTTAAGCGCGACGACGTGCTGATGGTGCCTGCGCCCGGCACGATGATCCAGCAGGGTGACCTGCTACACCTGGTCGGCCAGCCGGGGGATTTAAACAACGCGCGGCTGGTGATTGGTCAGGAAGTGGATACCTCGCTTTCAACCCGCGGCACCGATATGCGCGTGGAGCGTGTTGTGGTGACCAACGAGCACGTTCTGGGCAAGAAAATACGCGATCTGCAGGTAAAAGAGCGCTACGACGTGGTCATCTCCCGCCTCAACCGTGCGGGCGTCGAACTGGTTGCCAGCCCGGAGGCCAGCCTGCAGTTCGGGGATATCCTCAACCTGGTCGGACGCCCGTCGTCCATCGATGCCGTGGCGGATATGGTAGGCAACGCCCAGCAAAAACTGCAGCAGGTGCAGATGCTGCCGGTGTTTATCGGCATCGGGCTTGGCGTGCTGCTCGGCTCTATTCCGCTGTACGTGCCGGGCTTCCCGGTGGCGCTCAAGCTCGGCCTCGCGGGCGGGCCGCTGATTATGGCGCTGATCCTCGGGCGTATCGGCTGTATCGGGAAGCTCTACTGGTTTATGCCGCCGAGCGCTAACCTGGCGCTGCGCGAGTTGGGCATCGTGCTGTTCCTGGCGGTTGTCGGGCTGAAGTCCGGCGGGGATTTTATCGATACCCTGGTCAAGGGCGAAGGGATGAGCTGGGTCGGCTACGGCATCTTTATCACGGCGATCCCGCTGCTGACGGTGGCAATCCTGGCGCGGATGTTCGCCAAAATGAACTACCTGACGCTGTGCGGCATGCTGGCGGGCTCCATGACCGACCCGCCAGCGCTCGCTTTTGCCAACAACCTGCACGCCACCAGCGGCGCGGCCGCGCTCTCCTATGCCACCGTCTACCCGCTGGTGATGTTCCTGCGCATCATCACCCCGCAGCTACTGGCGGTGCTGTTCTGGGGGATGGGCTAACAGCTCTTCCGGGTGGATGCGCCGCAGATGGTAGTCCACCTGGTAATCGCTGGTATTTCGGAACATCACGGAATAATTGAGGAACTCGCCGCTGTCGCTGTAGGAGAGAGAGGTAATTCGCAGCAGTGGCGTCTGTTCCGGCAGATTCATATAACCGGCCAGCTGTTTATCTGCCAATACCGGCGTCAGGCTCTCGTAGTTGCCGCTGATGGTGATCCCGCACTCCTTCTCAATGTAATCAAACTTAGACCCCTCAAGATGCGCCAGCGACAGGTTGCGGAACAGCTTCACCGGCATAAAGCTGTCTTCCAGCATCAGCGGCTTTCCGTCCACGTAGCGCACCCGCCGTGAAAAGTAGAGCCGCTCATCCACCTGGATCCGCAGCTGGCTGGCGATGGCGGGCGGGGCGGGCATCACTTCGAACTGCAGCACCTTGCTCTGCACCTCTTTTCCCTGCTGACGCAGTACCTCCACCAGCCCGGTCAGGTTAGTGGTTTCGTGGTGAACGTCTTTGCGCGAGACAAACGTTCCGCTGCCGTGCCGGCGCTCAACCAGCCCCCAGCTCACCAGCAGATCCAGCGCCTTGCGGATGGTCATGCGCGCCACGCCAAACTCCTGCGCCAGCGCTTTTTCACCAGGCAGCGGGCTGCCGATGTTGTAGTCCGATGAATTCAGCCGCAGCCGCAACCTGTCAGCAATTGATTTGTAGATCACCAGTAGACCTCTCTGCCCTTATCAGGGCGTGGAATGCGTCCTGACATGTCCATATTTACCGCAAGAAGTAGACCTGACTGGTCAAAATAAAACCATGAATGCGATCACGAATCGCAGCGGCACGCCATGTTCGTACATCATTAAGTTCTTATGCTCACCTCAGGCCAGCACAAAACCATAAAGGCCTCTACCCCTACAGGTTGTTACGTGAGGATTTAAAAATGCTCAGTCAAATACAACGTTTTGGCGGTGCCATGTTTACCCCGGTGTTGCTGTTTCCGTTTGCCGGGATCGTGGTGGGAATCGCTATCATGCTTCGCAACCCGCTGTTTGTCGGCGAAGCCTTAACCGCCCCCGATCATCTTTTCGCGCAGATCGTTCACATCATTGAAGAGGGCGGCTGGGCGGTGTTTCGCAATATGCCGCTGATTTTTGCCGTCGGCCTGCCGATTGGGCTGGCGAAGCAGGCGCAGGGCCGCGCCTGCCTGGCGGTGCTGATTAGCTTCCTGACCTGGAACTACTTCATTAACGCGATGGGGATGACCTGGGGCCACTTCTTTGGCGTCGACTTCTCCGCCGAACCAACGGCGGGAAGCGGGCTGGCGATGATTGCCGGGATCAAAACACTCGATACCAGCATCATCGGTGCCATCGTGATCTCAGGCATCGTCACCGCCATCCACAACCGCTATTTCGACAAGCCGCTGCCGGTCTTTCTGGGGATTTTCCAGGGCAGCTCGTTTGTCGTTATCCTCGCGTTCTTCGTGATGATCCCCTGTGCCTGGCTGACGCTGCTGGGCTGGCCGAAAGTGCAGATGGGCATCGAATCCCTGCAGGCGTTCCTGCGCTCTGCCGGTGCGCTGGGCGTGTGGGTGTATACCTTCCTGGAACGCATTCTGATCCCAACGGGGCTGCACCACTTCGTCTACGGCCCGTTCATCTTCGGCCCGGCGGCGGTGGAGGGCGGTATTCAGGTCTACTGGGCGCAGCATCTGCAGGAATTCAGCCAGAGCACCCTGCCGCTGAAGACCCTCTTCCCGGAAGGTGGCTTCGCGCTGCACGGCAACGCAAAAGTGTTTGGCTCGGTCGGGATTGCCTTCGCTATCTGGTACACCGCGTCGCCAGAAAACCGCGTCAAGGTGGCGGGCCTGCTGGTTCCGGCCACGCTCACCGCCGTGCTGGTGGGCATTACCGAACCGCTTGAGTTCACCTTCCTGTTTATCTCGCCGCTGCTGTTCGCTGTGCATGCGGTGCTGGCGGCCACCATGGCGACGGTGATGTACGCCTTCGGCGTCGTGGGGAATATGGGCGGCGGCCTGCTGGACCAGTTCCTGCCGCAAAACTGGATCCCGATGTTCCATAACCACGCCTCGACGGTGTTCACCCAGATCGGCATTGGTGTCTGCTTCACCGGCATCTACTTCGTGATCTTCAAAACGCTGATTGAGCGTCTGAACCTGAAAACGCCGGGCCGGGAAGAGAGCGAAATCAAACTCTACAGCAAGGCCGACTATAAGGCGGCGCGCGGGCAAACCACCGCCCCGGCGGCGGCCAGCCAGCAGGTTGGGCAAGCCGCCGGATTCCTGCAGGCGCTTGGCGGCGCGGCCAACATCGAAAGCATCAATAACTGCGCCACCCGCCTGCGTATCGCACTGGTGGATATGGCGAAAACCCAAAGCGACGACGTCTTCAAAGCCCTGGGCGCACACGGCGTAGTGCGACGCGGCAACGGCATTCAGGTGATTGTCGGCCTGCACGTTCCTCAGGTGCGCGACCAGCTGGAATCGCTGATGAAAACTCCTTTAACAAATGAACAAACCACCCTGACAGAGGCTATATCATGAAAAAATTCTCAGTTGTCATTGCAGGCGGCGGCAGCACCTTTACGCCTGGTATCGTCCTGATGCTGTTAGCCAACCGTGACCGTTTTCCGCTGCGCGCCCTGAAGTTCTATGACAACGATGGCGCGCGTCAGGAGACCATCGCCGAAGCGTGCAGAATCATCCTTAAGGAGCAGGCCCCGGAGATTGAATTCAGCTACACCACCGATCCAAAAGCGGCGTTTACCGATGTCGATTTCGTGATGGCGCACATCCGCGTGGGCAAATACCCGATGCGCGAAAAAGATGAAAAAATCCCGCTGCGCCACGGCGTGCTGGGCCAGGAAACCTGCGGACCGGGCGGTATCTCTTACGGCATGCGCTCTATCGGCGGCGTGCTGGAGCTGGTGGATTATATGGAGCAGTACTCCCCGAACGCGTGGATGCTGAACTACTCCAACCCGGCGGCGATTGTCGCAGAAGCCACGCGCCGCCTGCGTCCGAACGCTAAAATCCTCAACATCTGCGATATGCCGATTGGCATTGAAGGGCGCATGGCGCAGATTGTCGGCCTGAAAGACCGCAAAGAGATGCGCGTGCGCTACTACGGCCTGAACCACTTCGGCTGGTGGACGTCGATTGAAGACCTGAACGGCAACGATCTGATGCCGAAGCTGCGCGAATACGTGGCGAAAAACGGCTATGTTCCGCCTTCGGAAGATGCGCATACCGAAGCGAGCTGGAACGATACCTTTGCCAAAGCTAAAGACGTGCAGGCGCTGGATCCGGACACCATGCCGAATACCTACCTGAAGTATTACCTGTTCCCGGACTACGTGGTCGCGCATTCCAACCCGGAACGGACCCGCGCCAATGAAGTTATGGATCACCGTGAGAAGCATGTGTTCAGTTCCTGTCGGGCGATTATCGAAGCCGGCAACTCCGCCGCCGGTGAGCTGGAAATCGACGAACATGCGTCGTACATCGTCGATCTGGCGACTGCGATTGCCTTTAATACCCAGGAGCGGATGCTGCTGATAGTGCCAAACAACGGTGCCATCCATAACTTTGACGCCGACGCGATGGTGGAGATCCCGTGCCTGGTGGGCCATAACGGACCGGAGCCGCTTACGGTGGGCGATATTCCGCACTTCCAGAAAGGGCTGATGAGCCAGCAGGTGGCGGTGGAAAAACTGGTGGTGGATGCCTGGGAGCAGCGCTCGTACCAGAAGCTCTGGCAGGCCATTACCCTGTCGAAAACCGTGCCGAGCGCCTCCGTCGCGAAAGCGATTCTGGATGACCTGATCGAGGCCAACAAAGAGTACTGGCCAGAGCTGCATTAATCGTCCTGACCGGCATCGCCCGATGCCGGTCTCCTTGTCCTTGTCGATTTACGCTATGCTGAAGCCTGCCCGTAGCACGACAAGGAATCTCCATGAAAATTTCCTGCCTCGGCGAAGCGCCGGACTACCGCTTCTCTCTGGCTAATGAACGCACGTTTTTAGCGTGGATCCGCACCGCGCTGGGCTTTCTGGCCGCAGGTGTCGGCCTTGACCAGCTCGCCCCCGATTTTGCCACGCCGCTGATTCGTGAAGTGCTGGCGCTGCTGCTGTGCCTGTTCGCGGGCGTGCTGGCGATTTACGGCTACCTGCGATGGCTGCGCAATGAGAAGGCGATGCGCCTGAAGCAGGATCTGCCCTATACGCGCGGGTTGCTCATCATCAGCGTGATTCTGCTGGCGGTGGCGGGTGTGGTGATGGGGCTGGTGTTCTATGGCGGATAGCCGCAAAGCGCGGCGCGAAGCGGACCCCGGCCTGCAGCCGGAGCGGACGTCACTGGCCTGGCTGCGCACGCTGCTGGGGTATGGTGCGCTGATTGCCCTGGCGATTAAGCACAACTGGCACCGAACCGGGGTGCCATTCTGGATCTCTATTATTGTGCTGGCGCTGGTGGCCATCATTTTATGGCGCTATACCCGCAGCCGTAACCTGATGGACGTGGCGCAGAACGATTTTGTACAGCCGAAAGCAGTGCGGGATAAATTCCTGATTGCGCTGGCTGTTCTCTCGCTATCGCTGCTGTTTGCGGTGACCCATATTCAGCAAATTTTGAGTTTGTAAGCCGGGTGGCGGCTTAATTACTTCCCTTTAGCCAGATACTTCGCCATCTCGTCTTCCGGCACCATGCCGCCGCCGGTTGCCCACACCAGGTGGGTAATGTTGGTATGCGAATGAACGCGCAGCGGCCCGGCCATGCCCGCCAGTGCGGACGGTTCCAGCCGAATGCCTTCCTCCTGCGCCAGCCAGCCGAGCATGTCGTACATGCTCCGATCGGAAAGGGTATAGAACCCGTCGAGCAGGCGCTCCATCGCGCGGCCCACGAAGCCGGACGCGCGCCCAACCGCCAGACCGTCCGCCGCCGTCACGTTATCAATGCCCAGATCCTGCACCGCGATTTCATCGTGCAGGCCGGTGTAAACGCCCAGCAGCATGCACGGCGAGTGCGTTGGCTCCGCGAAGAAGCAGTGCACGTTATCACCAAAGGCCAGCTTCAGGCCAAACGCCACGCCGCCAGGCCCGCCGCCTACGCCGCACGGCAGATAGACGTACAGGGGATGATCCGCATCCACCACGCGGCCCTGTTCGGTGAACTGCGCTTTCAGGCGCTCGCCCGCCACCGCATAGCCCAGGAACAGGGTGCGGGAATTCTCATCGTCAATGAAGAAGCAGTTCGGATCGCTTTCCGCCGCTTTGCGCCCTTGCTCCACCGCCACGCCGTAATCCTGCTCATATTCCACGACGATGACGCCGTGGCTGCGCAGCCTGGCTTTCTTCCACTCGCGGGCGTCGGCGGACATATGGACCGTCACCTTAAAGCCGATGCGTGCGCTCATTATGCCAATGGATAACCCCAGGTTGCCGGTGGAGCCCACGGCAATGCTGTACTGGCTGAAGAAGGCCTTAAAGCGTGGCTCCAGCAGAATGCTGTAGTCGTCTTCAACGCTCAGCAACCCGGCGTCCAGCGCCAGTTTTTCCGCGTGGGTCAGCACTTCATAGATGCCGCCGCGCGCTTTAATCGAGCCGGAAATCGGCAGGTGGCTGTCTTTTTTCAGCAGCAGCGTGCCGGGAATGGATTTGCCAGATTCTTTCTCCAGCCGCGACCGCATTGCCGGAATGGCGACCAGTTCAGATTCAATAATCCCGCCCGTTGCCGCCGTCTCCGGGAAGGCTTTCGCCAGATACGGCGCGAAGCGGTTGAGGCGCGCATGGGCATCGTCCACGTCGGCTTTGGTCAGCCCGACATAGGGCAGCCCTTCTTCAAGCGTGGTGGTGTTCGGGTTAAGCCAGGTGGTTTCTTTCAGGGCAATCAGATCCTCAACCAGAGGAAACTGTGCGGTTAAAGTGGTGATAGTTGCGTTTTCCATAATATGTCTCTTCGCGCTCAGATAATGAAAGAAAGCAGGAATGTGCCGCCAAGTGCAAGCACCGAGGCGATAAACGTCGCCGTCGTATAGTATTTGAAGGTCTCATTCAGGGTCGCGCCGCAGTATTGCTTCACCAGCCAGAAGAGAGAATCGGTCACGATCGTGCAGCCAATGGCGCCGGAACCGATGGCAATGGTGATGATCTCCGGGCTGACGTTCGGGTAGAGCGGCAGCATCGGCGCGACGATGGCCGTGGCGCCCATCATCGCGACCGTGGCGGAGCCTACGGCGGCATGCAGCACCAGCGCCACCAGCCAGGCGAGCAGGATAGGGTGCATGTGCAGATTCGAGAGAATTTGCGCCAGCGAGTCCGCCAGTCCGCTGGTTTTCAGGATGGCGTTGAACGCGCCGCCCGCGCCGATAATCAGCAAAATGTTGGCGATAGAGCCAAAGCCGTGCTCGGTGTGCGTCAGCATCGCGCCCATGCCCATGTGCTGGCGGATGCCCAGCAGGTAGTAGGCGACAAACACGGCGATAAACATGGCGGTGATCGGGTTGCCGATAAACTCCAGCAGTGTATACAGCGTGCCGTCTTTTGCCATATTCAGTTCAGCGATGGTCTTCACCAGCATCAGGGCAATCGGCAGCAGCACCGTAAACAGCGTGGCGCCCAGCGACGGCAGGGTATGCTCCTCCCGCACCTTCAGGTCTGAAAATTCCGCCGGAACCGGTTTAAACGGCAGACGATTGCCGAGCAGCTTCAGGAACAGCGGGCCGCCGACCAGAGAGGCCATCAGGCCGACCATCAAACCGTAGACAATGACCGTTCCAACGTCCGCCCCTAATTTATTGGTCACAAACAGCGCGGCCGGATGCGGCGGCACCACGCAGTGCACCGCCATCAGCGCGGTACAGAGCGGAATGGCCAGCTTGAGCAGCGACGTGTGGGTCTTTTTGGCGATGGAAAACGCCAGCGGTATCAGCAGGACCACGCCCACTTCCACGAACAGCGTAATGCCGCAGATCAGGCCCACCAGCACCATAATCACGTCTGCTGACAGCCAGCGGCAGCGCTGCAACGTAATCCCGATGCGCTCTGCCGCGCCGGAAACCTCCATCATCTTGCCGAGAATGGTCCCAAGACCAATCACGGCCGCCAGGAAGCCCAGCGTGCCGCCAATCCCACTCTCAATGGCGTTTACCATATCCAGCGGGCTCATTCCCATCATTGCGCCGACGAAAAAGCTCGCCAGCAGCAGCGCGAGGAACGGGTGAAACTTTAGCTTAACGATGGTTAAAACAATCAACACAATGCTGACCAGCAGCGTTGCCACAACCCAGACCTGAGATCCCATATCTCACCTCACCCTTATGTCATCTGGGGGTATTGGACGAAAAAGCGGCGTGGGCTGACAAACGATATAAATTGGCGTTCAGGTGAGCCAGATTGAATCAACTGAGTGACTGCGCTCTAAAAAAAGCACTTAAACCGCATTAGGTTCACATATATTCACCCTTAAACAGTATGCTGAGCGCAGAAACCACGCGTGAGAATTGTGATGACCGATGCAAATGAAGCCAGAAACCGGCTGCTCAACGGCTGGCAGCTGTCGAAAATGTACACCTTTGAAGTGGCGGCTCGACATGAATCCTTCGCGCTGGCGGCGGAGGAGCTGTCGCTCAGCCCCAGCGCGGTGAGCCACCGCATCAACCTGCTCGAAGAAGAGCTCGGTATTCAGCTGTTTGTCCGTTCGCACCGTAAAGTCGAGCTGACGCAGGAGGGAAAGCGCGTATACTGGACGCTAAAATCGTCCCTCGACACCCTGAATCAGGAGATCCTGGACATCAAAAACCAGGCGCTGTCCGGCACGCTGACGGTCTACTCCCGGCCGTCGATCGCTCAGTGCTGGCTGGTACCCATGCTGGGCGACTTTACCCGCCGCTATCCGTCGATTTCGCTCACCGTCCTGACCGGCAATGATTACATCAATATGCAGCGAACGGGGGTCGATCTGGCGCTCTATTTCGACGATACGCCGCCAAACCATCTGTCTCATCACTTCCTGATGGACGAAGAGATTTTGCCCGTCTGCTCGCCGCAGTATGCCCGCGAGCATGAGCTGTTGAAAAACCCGGATAACCTTAGCCACTGCACGCTGCTGCACGACCGTCAGGCCTGGAGCAATGATTCCGGTACGGATGAGTGGCTGAGCTGGGCGCAGCACTTTGCGGTGAATATGCCGCCATCGTCGGGTATTGGTTTCGATCGTTCCGACTTAGCGATTATTGCGGCCATCAACCACGTCGGCGTCGCGATGGGGAGAAAGCGGCTGGTGCAAAAACGGCTTGAACGGGGCGAACTGATCGCCCCGTTTGGTGACAAGACCCTGAAATGCCATCAGCACTACTATGTTTCGACGCTTTCGGGCCGACAGTGGCCGAAAATAGACGCCTTTATCGGCTGGCTGAGAGAACTGGCAGGTTGAAGAATTATTACGCTTTCGCGCTACACCAAATGTGAAAAAGCATGCTAAATACAGGTAATGCTTTCGATTTATCCAGGGTAAACCGTGTTAAAGCCTCTTATAGCGACCGCGTTACTGATCTCTTCCGGCTGGGCCATTGCCGCTGAGCCGCCGCTGACGGCTGCCCGTTATGCGCAGCAGCTTGGCGTCGGGATGGATGTGGACTGGGCGCGCACCGAGCGCGGCATACGCGAGTTCGACCCGCTGGTGGTTCGCGATTTTCGCGCAAAAGGCATTACCCACGTGCGCATTCGTGTCGCCGATGAGCCGACGGAAGCGCGGCTGATCCACCTGCGCAAGCTGGTGGAAGCCTGCGAGCAGTATGGCGTGATCCCGATTATCGCTTATCAGGCCGATGAATATAAAAACGACCCCAAAGCCGATAACGAGAAAGAGACGATCAACTGGTGGATTGCCGTGGCGCACTATTTCGGCCAGAGCTATCCGCTGCTGGGTTTTGACCTCATTTATGAGCCAGCCGACAAGCTTAACCACAACCTCGCGTCGTTAAACCGCGTGTATGAAAAAACCATTAAAGCGATCCACGACATCGACCCGCAGCGCATGATTTTCATTGCGCCGCGCCTGCGTGCCGCGCCGGAAGATTTATCCGGTCTGAAGCTGCCTGCGCACAGTCAAAACTACCTGCTGGCGGAGTGGCATATTTTCCCGTGGGGGCCGCTGAAAAATAGCGGTAAATACCCGTGGACGTCCGGCACGGCGGCGGAGAAGGCGGCTATCCGTAACCGCATCAGCACCGCGCTGCGCTGGCAGCAAAAAACCGGGCACGTCAGCTGGGTTGGGGGCTGGGGCGTGGGGGAGTCAAACCACCTCACGCCAACCGCTTCGCAAATGGCCTTCGCCACCTTTATGGCCTGCGAGCTGCAAAAGGCGAAAATCCCGTATGCGCTTAACGCGGATTTCCAGTTTTACGACGGGG harbors:
- the dsdX gene encoding D-serine transporter DsdX, yielding MGSQVWVVATLLVSIVLIVLTIVKLKFHPFLALLLASFFVGAMMGMSPLDMVNAIESGIGGTLGFLAAVIGLGTILGKMMEVSGAAERIGITLQRCRWLSADVIMVLVGLICGITLFVEVGVVLLIPLAFSIAKKTHTSLLKLAIPLCTALMAVHCVVPPHPAALFVTNKLGADVGTVIVYGLMVGLMASLVGGPLFLKLLGNRLPFKPVPAEFSDLKVREEHTLPSLGATLFTVLLPIALMLVKTIAELNMAKDGTLYTLLEFIGNPITAMFIAVFVAYYLLGIRQHMGMGAMLTHTEHGFGSIANILLIIGAGGAFNAILKTSGLADSLAQILSNLHMHPILLAWLVALVLHAAVGSATVAMMGATAIVAPMLPLYPNVSPEIITIAIGSGAIGCTIVTDSLFWLVKQYCGATLNETFKYYTTATFIASVLALGGTFLLSFII
- the dsdC gene encoding DNA-binding transcriptional regulator DsdC, translating into MTDANEARNRLLNGWQLSKMYTFEVAARHESFALAAEELSLSPSAVSHRINLLEEELGIQLFVRSHRKVELTQEGKRVYWTLKSSLDTLNQEILDIKNQALSGTLTVYSRPSIAQCWLVPMLGDFTRRYPSISLTVLTGNDYINMQRTGVDLALYFDDTPPNHLSHHFLMDEEILPVCSPQYAREHELLKNPDNLSHCTLLHDRQAWSNDSGTDEWLSWAQHFAVNMPPSSGIGFDRSDLAIIAAINHVGVAMGRKRLVQKRLERGELIAPFGDKTLKCHQHYYVSTLSGRQWPKIDAFIGWLRELAG
- a CDS encoding glycoside hydrolase family 5 protein — its product is MLKPLIATALLISSGWAIAAEPPLTAARYAQQLGVGMDVDWARTERGIREFDPLVVRDFRAKGITHVRIRVADEPTEARLIHLRKLVEACEQYGVIPIIAYQADEYKNDPKADNEKETINWWIAVAHYFGQSYPLLGFDLIYEPADKLNHNLASLNRVYEKTIKAIHDIDPQRMIFIAPRLRAAPEDLSGLKLPAHSQNYLLAEWHIFPWGPLKNSGKYPWTSGTAAEKAAIRNRISTALRWQQKTGHVSWVGGWGVGESNHLTPTASQMAFATFMACELQKAKIPYALNADFQFYDGEEGAWRPAPEPLLQAMIAPVCEKPGEKPGHHAVKPAARDAERATTAAASTVKSAAPLASSAGPN